One window of Salmo salar chromosome ssa11, Ssal_v3.1, whole genome shotgun sequence genomic DNA carries:
- the LOC106562232 gene encoding flocculation protein FLO11 isoform X2: MELPLGGPALRHYTRSRPRPHRQNQHLRPSRPQVQRDGKKGVLCRGIMESVVDNENGVPDHMGRVDEGVEEFFTKRVLPVDTLKTQNEAGEPPITEQEVEVAPTSAAPCPAPSRTLRRKLGEFFTLKKRRAVKSEGSQEGKAKKTSIADLIRPLREAARAEKDKVKENEKVKEKESVDDSVVTGDPVEAETPSSDGPTPLRGEAPPRRALREGKSQSLILLSGSAANAGNTKNTAQGKFQKHSSDSHHGFEQRLQLMLQRIGVSKAQPGETQSQEREMKKAESEGTIIDNKPEPPPTFMKPRTMSTSSDTRRPVRQSVSAHESAGKPALPPKPIIKRGPTPPPTISGHLTPENDLAQIQEGEACSPTDPTPSITDTPTSSKPIPTDTILPSPVPDPTNSSIPVSTTATFSNSTPNDIIPSTMSALVPINTTAPTPNTTPFIPSTNPATTTTITSITTTSGPMNITTSTPPTDMNSGSIPTITHTPIPPTSTDSTTPTTSASSIPNLATITITSITAPTPVNTNSDTHTSTTPTTNASTPTFTDTAASTSTDLTTPTINTSISIIASAANNTSTPTPTNSLCPTPTNSLCPTPTTLITNPVTPPSSPAATITTSTLNSMNGASTPIVTSINSTDSNATQTGTNNTSATNSVNFTSTLSPTNSTSPIPTSSTSSTSINCAAHTATIPSSPIPILSTNHSPTVTSIPTATHSTNSTNISSPTFSSTHTTTNTTSPIPTNSTSLTTTPTPMYSSPITAISASPSNITTISTSPSNITTATNSSVLISTPSPTNSTTSTPTNPSNPTNTTKPTNSTTQATISIPTNYVTHCPKNSSTHSPTNSSSPTPTNSTSQTPTNTIQPSPEERISPNPAMGLLSMSKDDLNAERVERNKETEKEKCSKEEDVRRATEKEKEQESLANYIGKTIKEEKEGGLQKVDGIMRQGVEGTKSNEGRELCQNDWDKKREGGTNGSDEKEFKTKEVVESKSNKGPTTVIEAGEATVKETGESPWD, from the exons ATGGAGCTTCCATTGGGCGGGCCGGCGCTGAGGCACTACACCCGCAGCAGACCTAGACCACACCGACAAAACCAACACCTCCGCCCCAGCAGACCACAGGTACAGAGAGATGGAAAAAAAGGGGTGCTGTGTAGAGGCATAATG GAATCGGTGGTTGACAATGAAAATGGAGTCCCTGATCACATGGGGCGAGTTGATGAGGGAGTTGAGGAGTTCTTTACTAAGCGAGTCCTTCCTGTCGACACCCT GAAAACACAGAATGAGGCTGGGGAACCTCCCATTACTGAACAGGAAGTGGAAGTAGCACCTACTAGTGCCGCCCCTTGCCCCGCCCCTTCCAGAACCCTAAGGAGGAAGCTGGGCGAGTTCTTCACCCTTAAAAAGCGGAGGGCTGTGAAATCAGAGGGAAGCCAAGAAGGGAAGGCCAAGAAGACCTCCATCGCCGACCTAATCCGGCCTCTCAGGGAGGCCGCCAGAGCTGAAAAAGATAAAGTAAAGGAGAATGAAAAAGTGAAGGAGAAGGAGAGTGTGGATGACAGCGTTGTGACAGGAGATCCAGTGGAAGCAGAAACCCCTTCTTCTGATGGTCCCACTCCACTGAGGGGTGAGGCTCCACCCCGTCGTGCGCTAAGAGAGGGGAAGTCACAGTCTCTAATTCTGCTCTCTGGATCTGCAGCCAACGCTGGGAACACCAAGAACACTGCACAAGGGAAG TTTCAGAAACACTCGTCTGACAGCCATCATGGCTTTGAGCAGCGCCTCCAGCTCATGCTACAACGTATTGGCGTGTCCAAAGCTCAGCCAGGAGAGACACAG agtcaggagagagagatgaaaaaagCTGAATCAGAGG GCACTATCATCGATAATAAACCTGAGCCCCCACCCACATTTATGAAGCCCAGGACCATGTCCACCTCATCAG ATACGAGACGTCCGGTCCGACAGAGTGTTTCCGCACATGAGTCAGCTGGGAAACCTGCTCTGCCTCCTAAGCCAATAATTAAGCGAGGCCCAACCCCACCTCCCACTATCTCTGGTCATCTCACCCCTGAGAATGACCTAGCCCAAATACAGGAAGGAGAAGCGTGTTCCCCCACAGACCCCACCCCTAGTATCACTGATACCCCTACCAGTTCTAAACCTATCCCCACTGACACCATCCTTCCCTCCCCTGTCCCAGATCCCACTAACTCTTCCATCCCCGTTTCTACCACCGCTACTTTCTCTAATTCAACCCCCAATGACATCATCCCCTCTACAATGTCTGCACTCGTCCCTATCAATACTACAGCCCCCACCCCCAACACCACCCCCTTCATCCCCAGTACTAACCCTGCCACAACCACTACCATTACCTCCATCACAACTACATCTGGCCCTATGAATATTACAACTTCCACCCCCCCTACTGACATGAACTCTGGCTCTATCCCCACTATTACCCACACCCCAATTCCCCCTACCTCCACTGACTCCACCACCCCAACCACCTCTGCGTCTTCCATCCCTAATCTAGCCACCATCACCATTACAAGCATTACTGCCCCAACACCTGTTAACACTAATAGTGATACCCATACATCAACAACCCCCACCACTAATGCTTCGACCCCTACCTTTACTGATACTGCTGCCTCAACTTCTACTGACTTGACAACTCCAACAATAAATACTTCCATCTCCATAATTGCTTCTGCTGCCAACAACACTTCTACTCCCACCCCCACTAACTCTCTGTGTCCCACCCCCACTAACTCTCTGTGTCCCACCCCCACTACCCTAATTACTAATCCAGTTACCCCACCTTCATCTCCTGCTGCTACTATAACAACCTCTACCCTTAATTCTATGAATGGTGCTTCCACTCCCATCGTTACCTCCATAAACTCTACTGACTCCAACGCTACCCAAACCGGAACTAACAATACCAGCGCAACTAACTCTGTCAACTTCACTTCTACCTTAAGTCCCACTAACTCTACTAGTCCTATCCCTACTTCCTCTACCAGCTCAACTTCCATTAACTGTGCTGCTCACACTGCTACTATCCCTAGCAGTCCGATTCCCATTCTCTCTACTAATCACTCCCCCACTGTCACTTCTATCCCCACTGCCACTCACTCAACTAACTCCACCAATATTTCCTCCCCCACATTCTCTTCTACTCacaccactactaacactactagtcCCATCCCAACTAACTCTACTAGCCTGACCACTACCCCCACCCCCATGTACTCTAGCCCCATCACCGCTATCTCTGCAAGCCCTTCTAATATCACCACTATCTCTACAAGCCCTTCTAATATCACCACGGCCACTAACTCTTCTGTCCTCATCAGTACCCCTAGCCCCACTAACTCTACTACCAGCACCCCCACTAACCCTTCAAAtcccaccaacaccactaaacctACTAACTCTACTACACAAGCCACTATCTCAATCCCCACTAATTATGTTACTCATTGTCCCAAAAACTCTTCTACTCATAGCCCCACTAACTCTTCCAGTCCAACCCCCACTAACTCTACTAGCCAAACACCAACTAATACTATTCAACCATCACCTGAGGAGAGAATTAGCCCTAATCCTGCAATGGGACTGCTGTCCATGTCTAAAG ATGACCTGAATgctgagagggtagagaggaacaaggagacagagaaggagaaatgTAGCAAGGAAGAAGATGTCAGGAGGGCcacagagaaagaaaaagaacagGAATCATTGGCGAACTACATAGGCAAAACCataaaagaggagaaggaggggggtctGCAGAAGGTGGATGGGATCATGAGGCAGGGAGTAGAAGGGACCAAATCAAATGAGGGTAGAGAGCTGTGTCAAAATGATTGGGATaaaaagagggaaggagggactaATGGGTCAGATGAAAAAGAGTTCAAAACTAAGGAGGTGGTAGAGAGCAAGTCAAACAAGGGACCAACTACTGTGATAGAGGCAGGGGAGGCCACAGTAAAAGAAACGGGGGAGAGTCCATGGGACTGA
- the LOC106562232 gene encoding flocculation protein FLO11 isoform X3 → MELPLGGPALRHYTRSRPRPHRQNQHLRPSRPQESVVDNENGVPDHMGRVDEGVEEFFTKRVLPVDTLKTQNEAGEPPITEQEVEVAPTSAAPCPAPSRTLRRKLGEFFTLKKRRAVKSEGSQEGKAKKTSIADLIRPLREAARAEKDKVKENEKVKEKESVDDSVVTGDPVEAETPSSDGPTPLRGEAPPRRALREGKSQSLILLSGSAANAGNTKNTAQGKFQKHSSDSHHGFEQRLQLMLQRIGVSKAQPGETQSQEREMKKAESEGTIIDNKPEPPPTFMKPRTMSTSSDTRRPVRQSVSAHESAGKPALPPKPIIKRGPTPPPTISGHLTPENDLAQIQEGEACSPTDPTPSITDTPTSSKPIPTDTILPSPVPDPTNSSIPVSTTATFSNSTPNDIIPSTMSALVPINTTAPTPNTTPFIPSTNPATTTTITSITTTSGPMNITTSTPPTDMNSGSIPTITHTPIPPTSTDSTTPTTSASSIPNLATITITSITAPTPVNTNSDTHTSTTPTTNASTPTFTDTAASTSTDLTTPTINTSISIIASAANNTSTPTPTNSLCPTPTNSLCPTPTTLITNPVTPPSSPAATITTSTLNSMNGASTPIVTSINSTDSNATQTGTNNTSATNSVNFTSTLSPTNSTSPIPTSSTSSTSINCAAHTATIPSSPIPILSTNHSPTVTSIPTATHSTNSTNISSPTFSSTHTTTNTTSPIPTNSTSLTTTPTPMYSSPITAISASPSNITTISTSPSNITTATNSSVLISTPSPTNSTTSTPTNPSNPTNTTKPTNSTTQATISIPTNYVTHCPKNSSTHSPTNSSSPTPTNSTSQTPTNTIQPSPEERISPNPAMGLLSMSKGTNDLNAERVERNKETEKEKCSKEEDVRRATEKEKEQESLANYIGKTIKEEKEGGLQKVDGIMRQGVEGTKSNEGRELCQNDWDKKREGGTNGSDEKEFKTKEVVESKSNKGPTTVIEAGEATVKETGESPWD, encoded by the exons ATGGAGCTTCCATTGGGCGGGCCGGCGCTGAGGCACTACACCCGCAGCAGACCTAGACCACACCGACAAAACCAACACCTCCGCCCCAGCAGACCACAG GAATCGGTGGTTGACAATGAAAATGGAGTCCCTGATCACATGGGGCGAGTTGATGAGGGAGTTGAGGAGTTCTTTACTAAGCGAGTCCTTCCTGTCGACACCCT GAAAACACAGAATGAGGCTGGGGAACCTCCCATTACTGAACAGGAAGTGGAAGTAGCACCTACTAGTGCCGCCCCTTGCCCCGCCCCTTCCAGAACCCTAAGGAGGAAGCTGGGCGAGTTCTTCACCCTTAAAAAGCGGAGGGCTGTGAAATCAGAGGGAAGCCAAGAAGGGAAGGCCAAGAAGACCTCCATCGCCGACCTAATCCGGCCTCTCAGGGAGGCCGCCAGAGCTGAAAAAGATAAAGTAAAGGAGAATGAAAAAGTGAAGGAGAAGGAGAGTGTGGATGACAGCGTTGTGACAGGAGATCCAGTGGAAGCAGAAACCCCTTCTTCTGATGGTCCCACTCCACTGAGGGGTGAGGCTCCACCCCGTCGTGCGCTAAGAGAGGGGAAGTCACAGTCTCTAATTCTGCTCTCTGGATCTGCAGCCAACGCTGGGAACACCAAGAACACTGCACAAGGGAAG TTTCAGAAACACTCGTCTGACAGCCATCATGGCTTTGAGCAGCGCCTCCAGCTCATGCTACAACGTATTGGCGTGTCCAAAGCTCAGCCAGGAGAGACACAG agtcaggagagagagatgaaaaaagCTGAATCAGAGG GCACTATCATCGATAATAAACCTGAGCCCCCACCCACATTTATGAAGCCCAGGACCATGTCCACCTCATCAG ATACGAGACGTCCGGTCCGACAGAGTGTTTCCGCACATGAGTCAGCTGGGAAACCTGCTCTGCCTCCTAAGCCAATAATTAAGCGAGGCCCAACCCCACCTCCCACTATCTCTGGTCATCTCACCCCTGAGAATGACCTAGCCCAAATACAGGAAGGAGAAGCGTGTTCCCCCACAGACCCCACCCCTAGTATCACTGATACCCCTACCAGTTCTAAACCTATCCCCACTGACACCATCCTTCCCTCCCCTGTCCCAGATCCCACTAACTCTTCCATCCCCGTTTCTACCACCGCTACTTTCTCTAATTCAACCCCCAATGACATCATCCCCTCTACAATGTCTGCACTCGTCCCTATCAATACTACAGCCCCCACCCCCAACACCACCCCCTTCATCCCCAGTACTAACCCTGCCACAACCACTACCATTACCTCCATCACAACTACATCTGGCCCTATGAATATTACAACTTCCACCCCCCCTACTGACATGAACTCTGGCTCTATCCCCACTATTACCCACACCCCAATTCCCCCTACCTCCACTGACTCCACCACCCCAACCACCTCTGCGTCTTCCATCCCTAATCTAGCCACCATCACCATTACAAGCATTACTGCCCCAACACCTGTTAACACTAATAGTGATACCCATACATCAACAACCCCCACCACTAATGCTTCGACCCCTACCTTTACTGATACTGCTGCCTCAACTTCTACTGACTTGACAACTCCAACAATAAATACTTCCATCTCCATAATTGCTTCTGCTGCCAACAACACTTCTACTCCCACCCCCACTAACTCTCTGTGTCCCACCCCCACTAACTCTCTGTGTCCCACCCCCACTACCCTAATTACTAATCCAGTTACCCCACCTTCATCTCCTGCTGCTACTATAACAACCTCTACCCTTAATTCTATGAATGGTGCTTCCACTCCCATCGTTACCTCCATAAACTCTACTGACTCCAACGCTACCCAAACCGGAACTAACAATACCAGCGCAACTAACTCTGTCAACTTCACTTCTACCTTAAGTCCCACTAACTCTACTAGTCCTATCCCTACTTCCTCTACCAGCTCAACTTCCATTAACTGTGCTGCTCACACTGCTACTATCCCTAGCAGTCCGATTCCCATTCTCTCTACTAATCACTCCCCCACTGTCACTTCTATCCCCACTGCCACTCACTCAACTAACTCCACCAATATTTCCTCCCCCACATTCTCTTCTACTCacaccactactaacactactagtcCCATCCCAACTAACTCTACTAGCCTGACCACTACCCCCACCCCCATGTACTCTAGCCCCATCACCGCTATCTCTGCAAGCCCTTCTAATATCACCACTATCTCTACAAGCCCTTCTAATATCACCACGGCCACTAACTCTTCTGTCCTCATCAGTACCCCTAGCCCCACTAACTCTACTACCAGCACCCCCACTAACCCTTCAAAtcccaccaacaccactaaacctACTAACTCTACTACACAAGCCACTATCTCAATCCCCACTAATTATGTTACTCATTGTCCCAAAAACTCTTCTACTCATAGCCCCACTAACTCTTCCAGTCCAACCCCCACTAACTCTACTAGCCAAACACCAACTAATACTATTCAACCATCACCTGAGGAGAGAATTAGCCCTAATCCTGCAATGGGACTGCTGTCCATGTCTAAAGGTacaa ATGACCTGAATgctgagagggtagagaggaacaaggagacagagaaggagaaatgTAGCAAGGAAGAAGATGTCAGGAGGGCcacagagaaagaaaaagaacagGAATCATTGGCGAACTACATAGGCAAAACCataaaagaggagaaggaggggggtctGCAGAAGGTGGATGGGATCATGAGGCAGGGAGTAGAAGGGACCAAATCAAATGAGGGTAGAGAGCTGTGTCAAAATGATTGGGATaaaaagagggaaggagggactaATGGGTCAGATGAAAAAGAGTTCAAAACTAAGGAGGTGGTAGAGAGCAAGTCAAACAAGGGACCAACTACTGTGATAGAGGCAGGGGAGGCCACAGTAAAAGAAACGGGGGAGAGTCCATGGGACTGA
- the LOC106562232 gene encoding flocculation protein FLO11 isoform X1 — protein sequence MELPLGGPALRHYTRSRPRPHRQNQHLRPSRPQVQRDGKKGVLCRGIMESVVDNENGVPDHMGRVDEGVEEFFTKRVLPVDTLKTQNEAGEPPITEQEVEVAPTSAAPCPAPSRTLRRKLGEFFTLKKRRAVKSEGSQEGKAKKTSIADLIRPLREAARAEKDKVKENEKVKEKESVDDSVVTGDPVEAETPSSDGPTPLRGEAPPRRALREGKSQSLILLSGSAANAGNTKNTAQGKFQKHSSDSHHGFEQRLQLMLQRIGVSKAQPGETQSQEREMKKAESEGTIIDNKPEPPPTFMKPRTMSTSSDTRRPVRQSVSAHESAGKPALPPKPIIKRGPTPPPTISGHLTPENDLAQIQEGEACSPTDPTPSITDTPTSSKPIPTDTILPSPVPDPTNSSIPVSTTATFSNSTPNDIIPSTMSALVPINTTAPTPNTTPFIPSTNPATTTTITSITTTSGPMNITTSTPPTDMNSGSIPTITHTPIPPTSTDSTTPTTSASSIPNLATITITSITAPTPVNTNSDTHTSTTPTTNASTPTFTDTAASTSTDLTTPTINTSISIIASAANNTSTPTPTNSLCPTPTNSLCPTPTTLITNPVTPPSSPAATITTSTLNSMNGASTPIVTSINSTDSNATQTGTNNTSATNSVNFTSTLSPTNSTSPIPTSSTSSTSINCAAHTATIPSSPIPILSTNHSPTVTSIPTATHSTNSTNISSPTFSSTHTTTNTTSPIPTNSTSLTTTPTPMYSSPITAISASPSNITTISTSPSNITTATNSSVLISTPSPTNSTTSTPTNPSNPTNTTKPTNSTTQATISIPTNYVTHCPKNSSTHSPTNSSSPTPTNSTSQTPTNTIQPSPEERISPNPAMGLLSMSKGTNDLNAERVERNKETEKEKCSKEEDVRRATEKEKEQESLANYIGKTIKEEKEGGLQKVDGIMRQGVEGTKSNEGRELCQNDWDKKREGGTNGSDEKEFKTKEVVESKSNKGPTTVIEAGEATVKETGESPWD from the exons ATGGAGCTTCCATTGGGCGGGCCGGCGCTGAGGCACTACACCCGCAGCAGACCTAGACCACACCGACAAAACCAACACCTCCGCCCCAGCAGACCACAGGTACAGAGAGATGGAAAAAAAGGGGTGCTGTGTAGAGGCATAATG GAATCGGTGGTTGACAATGAAAATGGAGTCCCTGATCACATGGGGCGAGTTGATGAGGGAGTTGAGGAGTTCTTTACTAAGCGAGTCCTTCCTGTCGACACCCT GAAAACACAGAATGAGGCTGGGGAACCTCCCATTACTGAACAGGAAGTGGAAGTAGCACCTACTAGTGCCGCCCCTTGCCCCGCCCCTTCCAGAACCCTAAGGAGGAAGCTGGGCGAGTTCTTCACCCTTAAAAAGCGGAGGGCTGTGAAATCAGAGGGAAGCCAAGAAGGGAAGGCCAAGAAGACCTCCATCGCCGACCTAATCCGGCCTCTCAGGGAGGCCGCCAGAGCTGAAAAAGATAAAGTAAAGGAGAATGAAAAAGTGAAGGAGAAGGAGAGTGTGGATGACAGCGTTGTGACAGGAGATCCAGTGGAAGCAGAAACCCCTTCTTCTGATGGTCCCACTCCACTGAGGGGTGAGGCTCCACCCCGTCGTGCGCTAAGAGAGGGGAAGTCACAGTCTCTAATTCTGCTCTCTGGATCTGCAGCCAACGCTGGGAACACCAAGAACACTGCACAAGGGAAG TTTCAGAAACACTCGTCTGACAGCCATCATGGCTTTGAGCAGCGCCTCCAGCTCATGCTACAACGTATTGGCGTGTCCAAAGCTCAGCCAGGAGAGACACAG agtcaggagagagagatgaaaaaagCTGAATCAGAGG GCACTATCATCGATAATAAACCTGAGCCCCCACCCACATTTATGAAGCCCAGGACCATGTCCACCTCATCAG ATACGAGACGTCCGGTCCGACAGAGTGTTTCCGCACATGAGTCAGCTGGGAAACCTGCTCTGCCTCCTAAGCCAATAATTAAGCGAGGCCCAACCCCACCTCCCACTATCTCTGGTCATCTCACCCCTGAGAATGACCTAGCCCAAATACAGGAAGGAGAAGCGTGTTCCCCCACAGACCCCACCCCTAGTATCACTGATACCCCTACCAGTTCTAAACCTATCCCCACTGACACCATCCTTCCCTCCCCTGTCCCAGATCCCACTAACTCTTCCATCCCCGTTTCTACCACCGCTACTTTCTCTAATTCAACCCCCAATGACATCATCCCCTCTACAATGTCTGCACTCGTCCCTATCAATACTACAGCCCCCACCCCCAACACCACCCCCTTCATCCCCAGTACTAACCCTGCCACAACCACTACCATTACCTCCATCACAACTACATCTGGCCCTATGAATATTACAACTTCCACCCCCCCTACTGACATGAACTCTGGCTCTATCCCCACTATTACCCACACCCCAATTCCCCCTACCTCCACTGACTCCACCACCCCAACCACCTCTGCGTCTTCCATCCCTAATCTAGCCACCATCACCATTACAAGCATTACTGCCCCAACACCTGTTAACACTAATAGTGATACCCATACATCAACAACCCCCACCACTAATGCTTCGACCCCTACCTTTACTGATACTGCTGCCTCAACTTCTACTGACTTGACAACTCCAACAATAAATACTTCCATCTCCATAATTGCTTCTGCTGCCAACAACACTTCTACTCCCACCCCCACTAACTCTCTGTGTCCCACCCCCACTAACTCTCTGTGTCCCACCCCCACTACCCTAATTACTAATCCAGTTACCCCACCTTCATCTCCTGCTGCTACTATAACAACCTCTACCCTTAATTCTATGAATGGTGCTTCCACTCCCATCGTTACCTCCATAAACTCTACTGACTCCAACGCTACCCAAACCGGAACTAACAATACCAGCGCAACTAACTCTGTCAACTTCACTTCTACCTTAAGTCCCACTAACTCTACTAGTCCTATCCCTACTTCCTCTACCAGCTCAACTTCCATTAACTGTGCTGCTCACACTGCTACTATCCCTAGCAGTCCGATTCCCATTCTCTCTACTAATCACTCCCCCACTGTCACTTCTATCCCCACTGCCACTCACTCAACTAACTCCACCAATATTTCCTCCCCCACATTCTCTTCTACTCacaccactactaacactactagtcCCATCCCAACTAACTCTACTAGCCTGACCACTACCCCCACCCCCATGTACTCTAGCCCCATCACCGCTATCTCTGCAAGCCCTTCTAATATCACCACTATCTCTACAAGCCCTTCTAATATCACCACGGCCACTAACTCTTCTGTCCTCATCAGTACCCCTAGCCCCACTAACTCTACTACCAGCACCCCCACTAACCCTTCAAAtcccaccaacaccactaaacctACTAACTCTACTACACAAGCCACTATCTCAATCCCCACTAATTATGTTACTCATTGTCCCAAAAACTCTTCTACTCATAGCCCCACTAACTCTTCCAGTCCAACCCCCACTAACTCTACTAGCCAAACACCAACTAATACTATTCAACCATCACCTGAGGAGAGAATTAGCCCTAATCCTGCAATGGGACTGCTGTCCATGTCTAAAGGTacaa ATGACCTGAATgctgagagggtagagaggaacaaggagacagagaaggagaaatgTAGCAAGGAAGAAGATGTCAGGAGGGCcacagagaaagaaaaagaacagGAATCATTGGCGAACTACATAGGCAAAACCataaaagaggagaaggaggggggtctGCAGAAGGTGGATGGGATCATGAGGCAGGGAGTAGAAGGGACCAAATCAAATGAGGGTAGAGAGCTGTGTCAAAATGATTGGGATaaaaagagggaaggagggactaATGGGTCAGATGAAAAAGAGTTCAAAACTAAGGAGGTGGTAGAGAGCAAGTCAAACAAGGGACCAACTACTGTGATAGAGGCAGGGGAGGCCACAGTAAAAGAAACGGGGGAGAGTCCATGGGACTGA